Proteins encoded within one genomic window of Terriglobales bacterium:
- a CDS encoding efflux RND transporter periplasmic adaptor subunit, giving the protein MNKRAFIAGIVVIAIIVAVVMFVRSRKPAAEVAEAKTDPNIVEIPADAQNAGGIEFSQAAERKVQQVVTTTGVISPDESRVSHIVPLSQGVIEDVFVQLGDRVKKGQPLLIYDSIELGESVGEYKNLAGGVDKALAQQDVARKSLDRAHSLIAVEAISPRELELRRAEYQQATAEVDSRRAELSRSEERLHRFGLTDADIKQLNSPGHAIHRTASHNTVRTPLSGVVTKYDVSRGEVVGRDKELFTVVDTSTVWALADVYEKDIQYVARGGECDVKLASYPDEVFRGKIAYLSDALDPSSRTAKLRCVLPNSDGRLKLEMFATVTVPTKESKTGITVPATALQDINGQTVVFVRTEPTKFEKRVVEVGERTPDLVEVRSGLKGGEQVVTKGSFYVKSALMRELIGGEE; this is encoded by the coding sequence GTGAATAAGAGGGCGTTCATTGCCGGTATTGTCGTCATTGCAATCATCGTCGCCGTCGTTATGTTTGTGCGTTCGCGAAAGCCAGCAGCCGAAGTTGCTGAAGCAAAGACGGATCCCAACATTGTGGAGATCCCAGCGGATGCACAGAACGCGGGAGGCATCGAGTTTTCGCAAGCCGCCGAACGAAAAGTTCAACAGGTCGTAACCACAACCGGAGTCATCTCGCCCGATGAGTCGCGCGTATCGCATATCGTTCCGCTCTCGCAGGGCGTGATCGAGGATGTTTTCGTCCAGCTAGGGGACCGGGTAAAGAAAGGTCAGCCGCTGCTGATCTACGACAGCATTGAGCTTGGGGAATCGGTCGGGGAATACAAGAACCTGGCAGGGGGCGTGGACAAGGCTCTTGCCCAACAGGACGTCGCGCGGAAGTCCCTTGACCGAGCGCATTCCCTGATCGCAGTGGAAGCGATTTCTCCTCGAGAGTTGGAGCTTCGGCGAGCCGAGTACCAGCAAGCGACGGCCGAAGTGGACAGCCGACGCGCGGAACTGTCGAGGTCGGAAGAAAGGCTGCACCGTTTTGGTCTTACCGATGCCGACATTAAGCAACTGAACAGCCCCGGGCACGCAATCCATCGGACGGCTTCTCACAATACGGTTCGTACGCCACTTTCGGGAGTTGTAACCAAGTACGATGTCTCCAGAGGCGAAGTAGTCGGACGCGATAAAGAACTCTTCACCGTGGTGGATACCAGCACGGTATGGGCGCTTGCCGATGTTTACGAAAAAGACATCCAATACGTCGCTCGGGGCGGCGAATGCGACGTAAAGCTCGCCTCCTATCCCGACGAAGTCTTCCGCGGCAAGATAGCTTACCTGAGCGATGCCTTGGATCCTTCCTCTCGCACTGCCAAGCTCCGCTGTGTTCTCCCCAATTCAGACGGCCGTCTGAAACTGGAGATGTTTGCCACGGTCACGGTACCAACGAAGGAATCCAAAACGGGTATCACTGTTCCAGCTACGGCTCTGCAGGACATCAATGGCCAGACCGTAGTCTTCGTCCGAACTGAACCAACTAAGTTTGAGAAAAGAGTCGTTGAGGTAGGCGAGCGAACACCCGACCTGGTTGAGGTCAGGTCCGGTTTAAAGGGTGGAGAACAGGTGGTCACAAAAGGCAGCTTCTACGTCAAGAGCGCCCTCATGCGTGAACTCATCGGCGGGGAGGAATAA
- a CDS encoding TolC family protein — MTLKVLPCIGRCLTIIFLLLIVPAGAFAQDQVAVPQQLTLEEALQLAMKNNPIMLRDRQNVPIANANLRQAKQLPNPEFDINSESYPLFESNPGSFWNNQELTFRAGQTIETAGKRSKRTRVAQQDLTATGSDVQNTEREVRLETKRRYFAVVLAKAQLSLAQEILKQFDDVIRLNEARFKEGELSGLEMNRIRAERLRFYTDVLDSNLQLRNAKTALLEVVGASDLTSAFDVTEPLGTTIQPVQLSELLQQALQSRPDLLAAQQRLERNRREVELQRAEAVPNITPSFGYKRDFGLNTAVFGIAVPLPFFNRNQGGIGRATAQVEQQRYEVTRTLLAVRREVQQGYQALQTQAERLGALEKEYVPVARKTHEIAQESYRLGALDLIGLLDSERVYRETLRSYNQAQFDYRIAAFQLEASVGKEF, encoded by the coding sequence ATGACCCTGAAAGTCCTGCCCTGTATAGGGAGATGTCTGACCATTATATTCCTGCTGCTGATCGTGCCCGCTGGAGCCTTCGCTCAGGATCAAGTTGCAGTTCCCCAACAGCTCACGCTTGAGGAGGCCCTGCAACTTGCAATGAAGAACAACCCAATCATGCTGCGCGACCGCCAGAATGTGCCGATCGCAAATGCAAACTTGCGCCAGGCCAAGCAACTTCCGAATCCGGAATTTGATATCAATTCGGAAAGCTATCCTCTGTTCGAGTCCAATCCGGGATCCTTTTGGAACAACCAGGAGCTTACGTTTCGCGCCGGGCAAACAATTGAAACGGCCGGGAAAAGATCAAAGCGCACACGCGTTGCGCAACAAGATCTCACCGCGACAGGATCAGATGTTCAGAACACTGAGCGAGAGGTAAGGCTCGAAACCAAGCGGCGATACTTTGCAGTTGTTCTTGCAAAAGCGCAGCTCTCACTCGCGCAGGAAATTCTGAAACAGTTCGACGATGTTATCCGGCTTAACGAGGCCCGTTTTAAGGAAGGGGAATTGTCCGGATTGGAGATGAACCGTATCAGGGCGGAGAGGCTTCGCTTTTATACGGACGTCCTTGATTCCAATCTCCAGCTCAGAAACGCGAAGACTGCTCTGCTCGAAGTTGTGGGCGCATCCGACCTCACTTCGGCATTCGACGTCACCGAGCCATTAGGAACGACGATCCAACCAGTTCAACTCAGCGAGCTACTGCAGCAGGCACTTCAAAGCCGCCCCGATTTGCTGGCCGCACAGCAACGACTCGAACGCAATCGCCGAGAAGTCGAACTGCAACGGGCGGAAGCTGTACCCAACATTACACCTTCCTTCGGATATAAACGCGACTTCGGCTTGAACACTGCTGTATTTGGAATCGCTGTACCGCTGCCATTCTTCAATCGCAATCAAGGCGGAATCGGTAGAGCCACAGCCCAAGTAGAGCAGCAACGCTATGAAGTGACCCGAACGCTGCTGGCCGTCCGCCGCGAGGTCCAACAGGGATACCAAGCGCTGCAAACACAAGCGGAGCGTCTCGGTGCATTGGAAAAGGAATACGTCCCGGTTGCGAGGAAGACGCACGAGATCGCGCAGGAGTCGTATCGGCTAGGTGCGTTGGATCTGATTGGTTTGCTTGATTCGGAGCGCGTTTATCGCGAAACCCTTCGTTCCTATAACCAGGCGCAGTTCGATTACAGAATCGCTGCCTTCCAGTTGGAAGCTTCCGTAGGAAAGGAATTTTAG